The Clostridia bacterium genome window below encodes:
- a CDS encoding Asp23/Gls24 family envelope stress response protein translates to MGLEDRPSLGSVKITNEVVAVVAGLAATEVEGIAGMGGGLADGISELWGKKNLSRGVKVEVGEREAAVDLSVVVKYGAVIPEICAQVQKNVKQAIEVMTGLDVVEVNVHVTSVFFEDKDAPGEVRVR, encoded by the coding sequence ATGGGATTGGAAGACAGGCCAAGCCTGGGCTCGGTTAAGATCACCAATGAGGTTGTCGCAGTCGTCGCGGGCCTAGCGGCGACTGAAGTGGAAGGCATCGCCGGGATGGGCGGCGGGCTCGCCGACGGAATAAGTGAGCTGTGGGGCAAGAAGAACCTTTCCCGCGGCGTCAAGGTTGAGGTGGGCGAGCGGGAAGCCGCAGTCGATCTGTCTGTTGTGGTCAAGTATGGAGCAGTGATACCGGAAATCTGCGCCCAGGTGCAGAAGAACGTTAAGCAGGCGATAGAGGTTATGACTGGTCTCGACGTGGTTGAAGTGAATGTCCACGTAACAAGCGTTTTCTTTGAAGATAAGGATGCGCCCGGAGAGGTGCGTGTGCGATAG
- a CDS encoding SpoIIIAH-like family protein has protein sequence MPARVIVPNRKCPRGSYTLVALAVASLIAGAVLKAGLARTKMAGAPAATSEAQPAAEETSEHQAIAPVDPPIVTPLEPGFFDDYKFERERARSREIETIEMLASNPGADAGVRKRASEALLATADRARREFEAESMIRAKGYLDAVVSLSDAGACVVVKSGRLEEAGATQIGDAVSRATGVELRKITIVECAR, from the coding sequence ATGCCGGCGAGAGTGATTGTCCCCAATCGGAAGTGTCCACGGGGTTCATATACCCTGGTGGCGCTGGCAGTAGCCTCGCTGATAGCAGGAGCGGTGTTGAAGGCGGGCCTGGCCAGAACCAAGATGGCTGGTGCGCCGGCGGCGACGTCTGAAGCCCAGCCTGCGGCGGAGGAGACCAGTGAGCATCAGGCAATTGCGCCTGTGGATCCTCCCATCGTCACTCCGCTCGAACCGGGCTTCTTCGACGACTACAAGTTCGAGCGGGAGCGCGCCCGCTCCCGGGAGATTGAGACGATCGAGATGCTTGCGTCAAATCCGGGAGCAGACGCAGGAGTTCGAAAGCGGGCCTCCGAAGCATTGCTCGCAACCGCAGATCGCGCCAGGCGCGAATTCGAGGCTGAGAGCATGATACGGGCAAAAGGATATCTCGATGCCGTCGTGTCTCTGTCGGATGCAGGCGCGTGTGTGGTCGTGAAGTCGGGAAGACTTGAAGAGGCAGGCGCAACGCAGATAGGAGATGCCGTATCCCGCGCAACCGGAGTGGAACTTAGGAAGATCACTATCGTAGAGTGTGCTAGGTGA
- a CDS encoding stage III sporulation protein AF translates to MDAISGWVKGIASLVLLVTFLEMLVPRSDMKRLVDIVIGIAVIAAVISPIVSLGGTLGFAFDQWSRTSETALAGREDVRSRAAVMSQSIGTRDPSEDLAPRLAARLFEVQASEALLREYGDAASSWKVSASLSRGGELEWIRIDMRGGGTAESAQDVAAVVASALSVPARFVSAR, encoded by the coding sequence GTGGATGCGATATCCGGGTGGGTGAAGGGAATAGCCTCTCTGGTGCTGCTTGTGACCTTCCTTGAGATGCTCGTTCCCCGGTCGGACATGAAACGATTGGTCGATATCGTCATAGGAATTGCGGTGATAGCTGCGGTGATCTCCCCCATCGTGTCATTAGGCGGAACGCTGGGGTTCGCGTTCGACCAATGGTCTCGAACCTCCGAAACCGCGTTGGCTGGCCGGGAGGACGTAAGGTCCCGAGCTGCCGTCATGTCGCAGTCCATCGGAACTCGCGATCCATCCGAAGACCTCGCCCCGAGGTTAGCCGCACGTCTGTTCGAAGTGCAGGCATCAGAGGCGCTCCTGCGGGAATACGGCGATGCTGCATCGTCATGGAAGGTGTCGGCATCACTATCTCGCGGAGGAGAGCTGGAGTGGATCCGGATTGACATGCGCGGCGGAGGAACCGCCGAGAGTGCGCAGGACGTAGCGGCAGTCGTGGCGTCTGCGCTGTCAGTGCCGGCAAGATTTGTCAGTGCGAGATGA
- the spoIIIAE gene encoding stage III sporulation protein AE, producing the protein MSSRCARAMAASALAIAALSLVWASGVGAAGGTVGDVAAPMDVAQEAVDRELSSLDLRSIEEFVAEIDRDMAEHMPRFDIREIISNHGSGLFDAGRLARDAASLLLGEVKLNLRLLGELIVIAVVCALLTVLGDGLGGEGPAAVAWSVCYMVIVAIGVNAFSLASHIATGAVDQMMSFMYAMIPSLTALLAASGGIASAAVVSPMMLAATSAVATVVKSTVIPLLLLAATLTLVGDISGRKQVSRLAGLLRSWSLTVLGLVSTVFVAAAGVRGGLASVSDAAAAKAAKFLSGSMIPVVGKVFGDAIDLVATSSMMIRGALGAFGLAALAVVCLHPVIKIAAIMFLFRAGAAITQPLGDARVSDCLSELANSITSLCVSVATVGLMFFICISLMIGLGGVIAAVR; encoded by the coding sequence GTGAGTTCGCGGTGCGCGCGAGCTATGGCCGCCTCTGCCCTCGCGATCGCCGCCCTGAGCCTGGTGTGGGCCAGTGGGGTTGGAGCGGCCGGGGGAACGGTCGGCGACGTGGCGGCGCCCATGGATGTCGCACAAGAGGCCGTCGACCGTGAGCTGTCATCGCTAGACCTTCGATCCATTGAGGAGTTCGTCGCCGAAATCGATAGGGACATGGCCGAGCACATGCCCCGCTTCGATATCAGGGAGATAATCTCAAACCACGGATCCGGCCTGTTCGATGCAGGGCGCCTGGCGCGGGACGCGGCATCGCTCCTTCTCGGCGAAGTGAAGCTCAATCTCAGGCTCCTCGGCGAACTCATTGTGATAGCTGTGGTCTGCGCGCTGCTTACGGTGCTTGGAGATGGTCTTGGAGGCGAGGGACCCGCCGCCGTTGCCTGGTCAGTCTGCTACATGGTGATTGTGGCGATCGGGGTGAACGCGTTCTCCCTGGCGTCGCACATCGCCACTGGAGCGGTTGACCAGATGATGTCCTTCATGTACGCCATGATTCCATCCCTCACGGCGCTGCTCGCGGCGTCAGGCGGGATCGCCTCTGCTGCCGTCGTGTCTCCGATGATGCTCGCGGCCACGTCTGCCGTTGCGACCGTAGTGAAGAGCACGGTGATCCCGCTCCTGCTGCTTGCGGCTACGCTTACTCTGGTTGGGGATATCAGTGGGCGAAAGCAAGTATCTCGCCTCGCCGGGCTTCTCCGATCCTGGTCGCTCACAGTGCTTGGCCTTGTGTCCACTGTGTTTGTCGCCGCTGCCGGGGTCAGGGGAGGACTGGCGTCGGTTTCGGATGCTGCCGCGGCGAAGGCTGCGAAGTTCCTCTCGGGAAGCATGATTCCTGTTGTGGGCAAGGTATTCGGAGATGCCATCGATTTGGTGGCTACGTCGTCGATGATGATCAGGGGGGCGCTCGGCGCCTTCGGCCTGGCGGCGCTCGCGGTCGTGTGCCTGCATCCGGTGATCAAGATAGCAGCGATAATGTTCCTATTCAGGGCCGGGGCGGCAATTACGCAGCCCCTTGGCGACGCCAGAGTGTCCGATTGCCTTTCTGAGCTGGCAAACTCGATCACCTCACTGTGTGTGTCAGTTGCGACCGTCGGTCTGATGTTCTTCATCTGCATTTCCCTCATGATCGGGCTTGGAGGCGTGATCGCGGCAGTGCGGTGA
- the spoIIIAD gene encoding stage III sporulation protein AD: MEILQIVGLALLGTVLLTIVRQTRSDIAVALSAAVGVVVFMMAASRLAQFVSVLTQLADAAGVSRIYLDTVLRVVGVAYLAAFGAQVCRDAGEGALASKVELAGKVLILMMSVPLMFALLELVFRVLPS; the protein is encoded by the coding sequence ATGGAAATTCTGCAGATCGTGGGGCTTGCCTTGCTTGGAACTGTCCTCCTGACGATAGTCCGTCAAACACGCTCCGACATTGCTGTGGCGCTCTCGGCCGCCGTTGGGGTAGTGGTGTTCATGATGGCAGCGTCCCGCCTTGCGCAATTCGTCTCTGTACTGACCCAGCTTGCAGATGCAGCCGGCGTGAGCAGGATCTACCTCGACACAGTGCTCCGAGTGGTGGGCGTGGCCTACCTCGCCGCATTTGGGGCGCAGGTGTGCAGAGACGCAGGTGAGGGCGCGCTCGCTTCCAAGGTAGAGCTGGCAGGGAAGGTGCTGATCCTGATGATGTCCGTTCCACTGATGTTCGCCCTTCTCGAGCTGGTGTTCAGGGTGCTTCCGTCGTGA
- the spoIIIAC gene encoding stage III sporulation protein AC, producing MGLDLILRIAGVGVLVSVLCTILKQQGKEEYSFLVASAGLVVVFLMLIQHIEELLSSVRSVFKLW from the coding sequence TTGGGCTTGGATCTGATCTTGAGGATAGCGGGAGTAGGAGTGCTAGTGTCTGTCCTATGCACCATCCTCAAGCAACAGGGCAAGGAGGAATACTCGTTCCTGGTCGCCTCCGCCGGATTGGTGGTCGTCTTTCTCATGCTCATCCAGCACATAGAGGAACTCCTTTCGAGCGTTCGGTCTGTCTTCAAGCTCTGGTGA
- the spoIIIAA gene encoding stage III sporulation protein AA, producing the protein MDHHPCDPVIEQICPALPPRAREAVRAITPAMRARLTEIRLRRGRTVMGSAPEGDFHVCSNGCLLADARSAQPGVQPVFVSEGEWEAALRLVTDCSIYAVEHELAEGFVTIRGGHRVGLVGRAVLDEGRVRTQRDLSSMNYRVARQILGAADGLMPYILGPDRSGPESALVLSAPGLGKTTVLRDIARCLSWGIDRAEQGSDAMPAREGKVTRAWTVGVADERSEIAACIDGVPQNDVGPRADVLDGCPKAKGIMMLIRSMSPQVIVTDEIGRDEDVEAIAEAARCGVAVIASAHAGGLEDAFKRRPLGQILGSGIFRIAIVLGRSLGLGTCERVMDLSTGADLAPHPFRLGNAAPGGGR; encoded by the coding sequence TTGGATCACCATCCATGCGACCCAGTGATTGAGCAGATATGCCCGGCGCTCCCACCTCGCGCCCGCGAGGCGGTTCGCGCCATCACTCCCGCTATGCGGGCCCGGCTCACTGAGATTCGACTCAGGCGAGGACGGACTGTGATGGGGTCGGCGCCAGAAGGCGATTTCCACGTGTGCTCAAACGGTTGCCTGCTTGCCGATGCCCGTTCTGCCCAACCCGGCGTTCAGCCAGTTTTTGTGAGCGAGGGTGAATGGGAGGCCGCTCTCAGGCTGGTGACCGACTGTTCCATATACGCGGTAGAGCACGAGCTTGCGGAGGGCTTCGTCACAATCCGCGGCGGGCACCGAGTAGGACTTGTGGGCCGTGCGGTCCTTGATGAAGGCCGTGTTCGGACCCAACGGGACCTATCCAGCATGAACTACAGGGTGGCCCGACAGATCCTCGGCGCAGCCGATGGCCTGATGCCGTATATTCTCGGCCCAGATAGGTCCGGGCCCGAAAGCGCACTGGTTCTGTCCGCGCCTGGGCTCGGCAAAACCACCGTCCTTCGCGACATCGCAAGATGCCTATCGTGGGGTATCGATCGGGCAGAGCAGGGCTCTGACGCGATGCCCGCGCGCGAAGGCAAAGTGACCCGTGCGTGGACGGTGGGTGTTGCCGACGAGAGGTCGGAGATAGCTGCGTGCATCGACGGAGTCCCCCAGAACGATGTGGGCCCAAGAGCTGACGTGCTCGATGGGTGCCCGAAGGCGAAGGGGATCATGATGCTGATCAGATCGATGTCTCCACAGGTGATCGTCACCGACGAGATCGGTCGGGATGAGGATGTGGAAGCCATAGCCGAGGCCGCCAGATGCGGGGTGGCTGTGATTGCAAGTGCACATGCTGGGGGGCTTGAGGACGCATTCAAGAGGCGCCCGCTCGGACAGATCCTTGGGAGCGGGATCTTCAGAATAGCGATCGTGCTAGGACGCTCGCTCGGCTTAGGCACCTGCGAGCGTGTGATGGATCTCTCAACAGGGGCCGATCTGGCCCCACATCCGTTCCGGCTTGGGAATGCGGCCCCTGGAGGCGGCAGATGA
- the efp gene encoding elongation factor P, producing MISTNDLRTGQTVEWEGGVWAVVDFQHVKPGKGPAFVRTKLRNVITGGIIETTFRAGEKLPKAQIDYRDMQFLYESGGEYFFMDQTSFEQIALGVDLLGDAIKYLKENMIIGVQFYQGAPFGVELPNFVELVIVQTDPGLRGDTASGGTKPAKLETGAVVQVPLFIQEGEKIRVDTRTHQYLERV from the coding sequence ATGATCTCTACGAACGATCTCAGAACCGGGCAGACCGTCGAATGGGAGGGCGGGGTCTGGGCAGTAGTCGACTTCCAGCATGTGAAACCCGGAAAGGGCCCGGCCTTTGTGAGGACCAAACTCCGAAATGTCATCACCGGTGGAATAATCGAGACCACGTTCAGGGCGGGAGAGAAACTCCCGAAAGCGCAGATCGACTACAGGGACATGCAGTTCTTGTACGAGTCCGGCGGAGAGTATTTCTTCATGGATCAGACCTCCTTCGAGCAGATCGCCCTTGGGGTTGATCTGCTAGGCGACGCCATTAAGTATCTGAAGGAGAACATGATCATCGGAGTTCAGTTCTACCAGGGAGCGCCCTTCGGAGTGGAGCTTCCGAACTTCGTGGAACTCGTGATCGTCCAGACTGACCCGGGCCTCCGAGGCGACACTGCGTCAGGAGGCACGAAACCCGCGAAGTTGGAAACCGGCGCAGTTGTGCAGGTTCCTCTCTTCATCCAGGAGGGCGAGAAGATCAGGGTCGATACCCGCACGCACCAGTACCTGGAACGCGTGTAG
- a CDS encoding Xaa-Pro peptidase family protein, with protein MKLGRFRALFAERGIDGILISGRENRYYMSGFSGTSAMLVISSSDAALVTDFRYVEQAKQQCPDYRVIMHGSPMTDTLLQVVREMGIHRLGFESERMTFSEYDAIGKALEGVEMVPTKGAVESLRMLKSPAEVELIAEACRLTDKAFSHILGFIKPGVTEIEVATELTAFMVKHNMTPSFDIIVASGPRGAMPHGVASDKPIRAGDMVTLDFGGFLKRYTSDMTRTVVVGKPTDEQRAIYDLVLRAQLAGLAAARPGLTGQAVDQASRSIIAAAGHGDHFGHGLGHAVGLEIHESPRFSPTDSTVIKPGMVISVEPGVYIPGWGGVRIEDLVVITDGEARVLYESTKDLIQL; from the coding sequence ATGAAACTCGGCAGGTTCCGAGCTCTCTTCGCAGAGCGCGGCATCGACGGAATCCTTATCAGCGGCCGAGAGAACCGCTACTACATGAGCGGATTCTCAGGAACCTCCGCTATGCTGGTAATCAGCTCAAGCGACGCTGCCCTGGTGACGGATTTTCGCTACGTGGAACAGGCGAAGCAACAGTGCCCGGACTACCGTGTGATCATGCACGGAAGCCCAATGACCGATACCCTTCTCCAGGTGGTCAGGGAGATGGGCATTCACAGGCTCGGGTTCGAATCAGAGCGGATGACCTTCAGTGAGTACGATGCCATCGGGAAAGCACTCGAAGGGGTGGAGATGGTCCCGACAAAGGGTGCGGTGGAGTCACTGCGAATGCTGAAGAGTCCGGCTGAGGTGGAGCTGATCGCCGAGGCCTGCAGGCTCACCGACAAGGCCTTCAGCCATATCCTAGGCTTCATCAAGCCTGGCGTCACGGAGATTGAGGTCGCAACTGAGCTCACTGCGTTCATGGTGAAGCACAATATGACGCCCAGCTTCGACATTATAGTCGCCTCCGGCCCGCGCGGCGCGATGCCTCACGGCGTTGCGTCGGACAAGCCGATACGGGCGGGGGATATGGTTACCCTCGATTTCGGCGGATTCCTCAAGCGCTACACGTCTGACATGACCCGCACGGTTGTTGTGGGCAAGCCCACTGATGAACAGAGGGCAATCTACGACCTGGTCCTCCGCGCTCAGCTGGCTGGCCTTGCCGCCGCGAGGCCAGGCCTCACTGGCCAGGCCGTGGATCAGGCATCGCGCAGCATAATCGCTGCTGCGGGCCATGGCGATCACTTCGGGCACGGCCTGGGGCACGCAGTAGGCCTTGAGATCCATGAGAGTCCTAGGTTCTCTCCTACTGATTCTACTGTCATCAAGCCGGGAATGGTAATATCAGTTGAACCAGGGGTGTACATACCAGGCTGGGGCGGCGTCAGGATTGAGGACCTTGTTGTCATAACCGACGGCGAGGCCAGGGTTTTGTATGAATCAACGAAAGACCTTATCCAACTGTAG
- a CDS encoding secretin N-terminal domain-containing protein yields MRKAGYARQAIYGIVLLLCLIFAVPAVAGEQAGRVSLDLKGAEISEVFRALAELGNMNIVLDPAVRGTLTIRLKDLGIDEALKLVAYTTGVEYRIVGSSLIVTPPGAAAGGFEKVLLEKFALTYAKTADVVPALELSVGTGKIQPDARSNSIVARGSAADMQSIRQIIAMLDVPVGPPPEAIVPAEPAPAPKPEARPSLRVFRLQHSDPASAKTALGLALPTGTVGIDVRTNSVLVVAGPEQLAQAAEIIAAIDIPVPEKLDSQEAIAKAQAEAALAAALQQAPAPRLESLEVVKLKYAPADAVAGLLSILVSRDKMQADGRTNTLVMLLDEASRERALQIIAQVDAAPPDAAVGVSAPTAEAAFAASGRHEADATVTQPQAAPAAEAVKVIRLAWAEADKARTALSIVLDQTRVSVDQRTNSLILRASPDEIARVQEVVSLIDIPMAPKESAEAKAPAEPQASPPARSLRVFRLAYAEPNSVRSALSLVMSPDGAQADQKTGSLLVFGTPDELALASEIVAAMDIEAPPVEALEKTESAQSAKPSSEPETAEVVRLAYALPSKVREALLPMLPLAKVSVDERTSSVVIMGTSSQRDQARRIIAELDAYVPAVEKQPVMKAEVAPEPQKTAAPESLAPAKVLQALRLVNADALAVKEALSLVLPVGAVQADVRTNSVLVYATEEELSRAKEMVAFVDAPALAETEPVAAAPSLVPSPASPVRTVRVFRLAEADPVSVKSALGLVISPDSIQADARTNSVLVVGVPDDLARAAEIVALLDVAAPKAPEPIPALQVQEKQAAPTPREPEPEIAEVVKLSYAQPARVREALAPTMPASKLSIDERTGSIVIVGTSAQREQAKMVIRELDVEVASPIQGEHEPAVKDAPEALLQQPAQAADPEALQVIKLAYAPAAKVREALAPIIPGDSITVDERTNSLVFATTQSKLAKAMQVIGKLDVEVAMPTPEPIAVPPAQPEPAEVVAYRMANASAESIRAAVGLLAPAADVQVELRTNTLLVKAAPSVHARVRELVASLDISVSAPPTPELPAPPPDVMRVFRLAHASASEIRTALGLVVPSGKVQADDRTKSLIVMAPEAAMTDVESVVKSLDVPSVNAAEPDPVVTRVYRLNYAVPADVKSGLASFIKGDITSDSRTSSVIVRASESEQGRAVQLIEAFDQELPQVLIEARLEEINVDAAQKLGLDWSFSGIKFGENALGEWASVSLDFMTNLTALEESGAATLISRQHTFTVDGKMGKILIGDRIPVIVQEVQEGQAVNTVQFIDAGIELSITPKVSDDGMITTTVKPVISSIVGWTPQNYPQIRTRELETVVSVKSGETAVIGGLVHRDEIQSLAKVPILGDLPIFGEFFKKRTTTSKNTEIVMLITAWQIRPGQRPTLSAPVANDKFPVVVMGAPIGK; encoded by the coding sequence ATGAGAAAGGCCGGATACGCACGACAGGCGATATACGGGATTGTGCTGTTGCTTTGTCTGATCTTCGCCGTTCCGGCTGTGGCCGGGGAGCAGGCCGGCCGAGTGAGCCTCGACCTCAAAGGCGCCGAGATCTCAGAGGTGTTCCGAGCCCTTGCTGAGCTGGGCAACATGAACATCGTCCTCGATCCTGCGGTCCGCGGCACGCTCACCATCCGCCTGAAGGACCTGGGCATAGACGAGGCCTTGAAGCTAGTTGCGTACACGACTGGCGTGGAGTACAGGATCGTCGGATCGAGCCTGATAGTTACGCCGCCCGGTGCGGCAGCAGGGGGATTCGAAAAAGTCCTGCTTGAAAAGTTCGCCCTTACATACGCAAAAACTGCCGATGTGGTCCCAGCCCTGGAGCTATCGGTGGGCACAGGGAAGATCCAGCCTGACGCCAGAAGCAACTCTATTGTCGCCCGCGGAAGCGCGGCTGATATGCAGAGTATCCGGCAGATCATTGCCATGCTCGACGTTCCGGTTGGACCTCCTCCCGAGGCCATCGTTCCGGCTGAGCCCGCCCCTGCGCCCAAGCCGGAGGCGAGGCCGTCGCTTAGGGTATTCCGGCTCCAGCATTCGGATCCAGCCTCTGCGAAAACTGCTCTGGGTTTGGCGCTTCCAACGGGCACTGTGGGTATCGATGTGCGCACCAATTCCGTTCTTGTAGTAGCAGGTCCAGAACAGCTGGCACAGGCAGCTGAGATCATCGCAGCCATCGACATTCCTGTCCCTGAGAAGCTCGATTCCCAGGAGGCAATCGCGAAGGCGCAGGCAGAGGCGGCACTGGCAGCCGCTTTACAACAGGCCCCCGCTCCGCGCCTCGAGTCGCTTGAGGTAGTGAAGCTCAAGTATGCACCGGCAGACGCCGTTGCCGGGCTTCTCTCCATATTGGTCTCTCGCGACAAGATGCAGGCTGACGGGCGAACGAACACCCTTGTGATGCTGTTGGACGAGGCGTCACGGGAGAGAGCGCTGCAGATCATCGCCCAGGTGGACGCAGCGCCGCCTGATGCCGCCGTGGGTGTTTCTGCACCCACAGCGGAAGCGGCCTTTGCAGCCTCTGGGCGGCATGAGGCGGACGCGACGGTCACTCAGCCGCAGGCTGCTCCGGCGGCAGAGGCTGTGAAGGTGATCAGGCTCGCCTGGGCGGAGGCCGACAAGGCTCGCACCGCGCTGAGCATTGTTCTGGATCAGACGAGAGTCAGTGTTGACCAGAGAACGAACTCACTGATCCTCAGAGCGTCTCCCGATGAGATCGCGAGGGTCCAGGAAGTCGTATCCCTGATAGACATACCAATGGCGCCGAAGGAGTCCGCTGAGGCGAAAGCCCCGGCAGAACCTCAGGCGTCGCCGCCTGCCAGGTCACTTCGGGTATTCCGGCTTGCCTACGCAGAGCCGAACTCGGTTCGAAGCGCGCTTTCGCTGGTGATGTCGCCTGATGGGGCGCAGGCCGATCAGAAAACCGGGTCGCTTCTGGTATTCGGAACCCCTGATGAGCTGGCGCTGGCTTCCGAGATCGTGGCCGCGATGGATATCGAGGCCCCGCCAGTGGAGGCTCTCGAGAAGACCGAGTCGGCCCAGTCTGCGAAGCCAAGTTCAGAACCGGAAACGGCAGAAGTGGTTCGCCTGGCTTACGCGCTGCCCTCCAAGGTGCGTGAAGCTCTCTTGCCAATGCTTCCGCTGGCTAAGGTCTCAGTTGACGAGCGAACCTCATCGGTAGTTATCATGGGAACCTCGTCCCAGAGAGACCAGGCCAGGAGGATCATCGCGGAGCTCGACGCGTATGTGCCTGCGGTGGAGAAGCAGCCCGTGATGAAGGCCGAGGTTGCGCCTGAGCCGCAGAAGACTGCCGCGCCTGAGTCTCTCGCGCCTGCGAAGGTCCTGCAGGCGCTGCGGCTTGTGAATGCGGATGCCCTGGCGGTCAAGGAAGCGCTTTCCCTTGTGCTTCCGGTCGGTGCCGTTCAGGCGGATGTCAGGACGAACTCCGTCCTGGTGTATGCAACGGAAGAGGAACTCTCCCGCGCGAAAGAGATGGTGGCATTCGTCGATGCACCGGCTCTGGCCGAAACTGAGCCCGTGGCCGCTGCGCCGTCTCTCGTGCCGTCTCCCGCGTCTCCTGTGAGGACAGTCCGCGTGTTCAGGCTTGCCGAAGCTGATCCGGTTTCGGTGAAATCAGCGCTTGGGCTGGTCATTTCGCCTGACTCTATTCAGGCGGACGCCAGAACCAACTCAGTTCTGGTGGTCGGCGTTCCTGATGACCTGGCCCGGGCCGCAGAGATAGTGGCTCTTCTCGACGTGGCCGCGCCGAAGGCGCCTGAGCCAATTCCAGCTTTGCAGGTTCAGGAGAAGCAGGCTGCGCCAACTCCACGTGAGCCAGAGCCTGAGATCGCCGAGGTTGTGAAGCTATCCTATGCTCAGCCGGCGAGGGTGAGGGAGGCCCTGGCGCCCACCATGCCAGCATCCAAACTGAGCATCGACGAGCGCACTGGGTCCATTGTGATCGTGGGGACCTCGGCCCAGAGGGAGCAGGCGAAGATGGTAATCCGTGAACTGGATGTCGAGGTGGCCTCGCCAATCCAGGGAGAGCATGAACCTGCCGTCAAGGATGCCCCGGAGGCGCTCCTCCAGCAGCCGGCGCAGGCTGCCGATCCAGAGGCTTTGCAGGTGATCAAGCTTGCGTACGCTCCTGCAGCAAAGGTTCGTGAGGCTCTGGCGCCTATCATTCCCGGAGATAGCATTACGGTGGATGAGCGCACTAACTCGCTGGTGTTTGCGACCACCCAATCCAAGCTCGCCAAGGCGATGCAGGTCATCGGGAAGCTCGATGTTGAGGTGGCGATGCCTACGCCTGAGCCAATTGCCGTGCCGCCTGCGCAGCCAGAGCCTGCGGAGGTTGTGGCCTACCGCATGGCAAACGCATCCGCCGAGTCCATCAGGGCTGCTGTTGGCCTCCTGGCGCCAGCAGCGGATGTGCAGGTGGAACTCAGAACCAACACCCTGCTGGTAAAAGCCGCGCCGTCTGTTCATGCACGAGTGCGCGAACTTGTGGCCAGCCTCGACATTTCAGTCTCCGCTCCGCCGACGCCGGAACTGCCGGCCCCGCCGCCAGATGTAATGAGGGTGTTCAGGCTCGCCCATGCGTCTGCGTCTGAGATTCGCACCGCCCTTGGTCTGGTAGTGCCGTCAGGCAAGGTTCAGGCGGATGACAGGACAAAATCCCTGATCGTCATGGCGCCTGAGGCCGCGATGACGGATGTGGAGTCGGTGGTCAAGAGCCTCGATGTTCCGTCCGTTAATGCCGCTGAGCCCGATCCAGTCGTTACGAGGGTGTATAGGCTGAACTATGCGGTTCCCGCCGACGTGAAGAGCGGCCTCGCCAGCTTCATCAAGGGCGACATCACGTCGGACTCCCGCACGTCTTCAGTGATCGTGCGAGCGAGCGAATCGGAGCAGGGCAGGGCGGTGCAGCTCATAGAGGCGTTTGATCAGGAGCTGCCTCAGGTCCTGATAGAGGCGAGGCTCGAGGAGATAAACGTCGACGCCGCGCAAAAGCTCGGCCTTGACTGGTCGTTCTCTGGCATCAAGTTTGGAGAGAACGCGCTCGGGGAGTGGGCGTCGGTGAGCCTCGATTTCATGACGAATCTCACTGCGCTTGAGGAATCCGGCGCCGCCACCCTCATCAGCCGCCAACACACGTTCACCGTTGACGGCAAGATGGGAAAGATCCTGATAGGCGACAGGATCCCCGTGATAGTGCAGGAGGTTCAGGAGGGGCAGGCAGTCAACACAGTGCAATTCATCGATGCCGGAATCGAGCTGTCCATCACTCCCAAGGTGAGCGACGACGGCATGATCACGACCACGGTGAAGCCTGTGATAAGCTCAATCGTGGGTTGGACTCCCCAGAACTACCCGCAGATACGCACTCGAGAGCTTGAGACGGTAGTATCGGTGAAGAGCGGTGAGACCGCAGTCATCGGCGGCCTGGTGCACCGGGATGAGATCCAAAGTCTTGCCAAGGTGCCTATCCTCGGAGACTTGCCGATCTTCGGAGAGTTCTTCAAGAAGCGGACTACGACATCGAAGAACACGGAGATAGTGATGCTGATAACCGCCTGGCAGATCAGGCCCGGACAGCGTCCGACCCTCTCTGCGCCGGTGGCGAACGACAAGTTCCCAGTTGTCGTAATGGGCGCCCCAATTGGCAAGTAG